From Paenibacillus polymyxa, the proteins below share one genomic window:
- the dxs gene encoding 1-deoxy-D-xylulose-5-phosphate synthase — protein sequence MLLPHIKQPGDLKSLSVEELASLAEEIRSFLIEKLSVTGGHLASNLGVVELTIALHYCYNSPKDKMIYDVGHQAYVHKILTGRMDRFDTLRQRDGLCGFVKRSESEHDVWEAGHSSTSLSAAMGMALARDLKGEDNKVIAMIGDGALTGGMAFEALNHIGHERKNLMVILNDNEMSIAPNVGAMHNYLSKIRSDRHYLRAKDELEVLLKKIPAIGGKLAKSAGRVKDSLKYMMVPGVLFEELGFTYLGPVDGHDLSKLIETFQQADNVTGPVLVHVVTTKGKGYKPAEADSHKWHGISPYKIESGQVLKAVGNPMYTEIFGRTLIELAEQDERIIAVTPAMPGGSGLVPFSKEFPTRMIDVGIAEQHAATMCAALAMEGMKPVFAVYSTFMQRAYDQIVHDICRHNANVMFAIDRAGFVGADGETHHGVFDVAFLRHIPNLVLMMPKDENELRHMMKTALDYEDGPIAYRYPRVNVVGVPLDKELRVIPIGSWELLRKGEGFAVIASGPMLQVATEAAEAMKREGMQVGVVNARFLKPLDEEMLRELARQHTKLIVLEEASEAGSLGSAVLEFYAKEEIQDAQVRLMGIPDLFVEHGSIKEQRAEVGLTVEAVCLKLRKWSAEPAYGMGQSV from the coding sequence GTGCTGCTTCCACACATAAAGCAACCAGGCGATCTGAAATCACTGTCGGTTGAGGAGTTGGCTTCTCTAGCCGAGGAAATCAGGAGCTTTTTGATTGAGAAGCTGTCCGTGACTGGGGGGCATCTGGCATCGAATCTGGGAGTGGTTGAGCTCACGATCGCCCTGCATTATTGCTATAACAGTCCAAAGGACAAGATGATTTATGACGTTGGGCACCAAGCCTACGTGCACAAAATATTGACAGGGCGAATGGATCGTTTTGATACACTTCGTCAGCGTGATGGACTTTGTGGTTTTGTAAAAAGAAGCGAGAGCGAGCATGATGTTTGGGAAGCTGGACATAGCAGCACTTCCCTTTCGGCTGCAATGGGGATGGCCTTGGCACGTGATTTGAAGGGCGAGGACAATAAGGTTATTGCAATGATCGGGGACGGCGCGTTGACTGGGGGCATGGCCTTCGAAGCATTAAACCATATTGGTCATGAACGTAAAAATTTAATGGTCATTCTGAATGATAATGAAATGTCCATCGCCCCGAATGTAGGGGCCATGCATAATTATTTGAGCAAAATTCGCTCGGACCGTCACTATTTGCGGGCAAAGGATGAGCTGGAAGTTTTGCTGAAAAAAATACCCGCTATAGGCGGTAAACTTGCCAAATCGGCTGGCCGCGTCAAGGACAGTCTTAAATATATGATGGTACCAGGTGTGCTGTTTGAAGAGCTGGGATTTACGTATCTTGGTCCGGTGGACGGACATGATTTGTCCAAGCTAATTGAGACTTTTCAGCAGGCTGATAACGTGACTGGCCCTGTATTAGTGCATGTCGTAACCACCAAGGGTAAAGGCTATAAGCCTGCGGAGGCCGATTCACACAAGTGGCACGGCATCAGTCCATACAAAATTGAATCAGGTCAGGTACTCAAAGCTGTAGGCAATCCGATGTATACGGAAATTTTCGGTAGAACGCTGATTGAGCTGGCTGAACAGGATGAGCGCATCATTGCGGTCACCCCTGCAATGCCTGGTGGATCAGGACTAGTACCTTTTAGTAAAGAGTTTCCTACACGTATGATCGACGTCGGCATTGCTGAGCAGCATGCTGCAACCATGTGTGCAGCGTTAGCAATGGAAGGGATGAAGCCGGTATTTGCGGTGTATTCCACTTTTATGCAGCGTGCATATGACCAAATTGTGCACGATATTTGTCGTCATAATGCCAATGTGATGTTCGCGATTGATCGTGCTGGTTTTGTTGGTGCAGACGGTGAAACTCATCATGGCGTGTTTGATGTAGCATTCTTGCGTCATATCCCGAATCTTGTGCTTATGATGCCAAAGGATGAAAATGAGCTGCGTCATATGATGAAAACAGCACTTGACTACGAAGACGGTCCAATTGCTTATCGTTACCCACGTGTTAATGTGGTTGGCGTGCCGTTGGATAAAGAATTGCGGGTTATTCCTATCGGCAGTTGGGAGCTTCTGCGTAAAGGTGAGGGCTTCGCTGTAATCGCTTCAGGACCGATGCTCCAAGTGGCGACAGAGGCTGCGGAGGCGATGAAACGTGAGGGTATGCAAGTGGGCGTTGTGAATGCTCGCTTCCTCAAGCCTTTGGATGAGGAGATGTTGCGTGAGCTGGCCCGCCAGCATACGAAGCTGATCGTATTGGAAGAAGCTTCTGAAGCAGGAAGTTTGGGTAGTGCTGTACTGGAATTTTACGCCAAAGAAGAAATACAAGATGCACAGGTGCGCTTAATGGGGATTCCCGATCTGTTTGTGGAGCACGGCTCCATCAAAGAGCAACGCGCTGAAGTGGGACTTACCGTTGAAGCTGTGTGCTTAAAGCTGCGTAAGTGGTCCGCTGAGCCAGCATATGGCATGGGGCAATCTGTATAG
- a CDS encoding TlyA family RNA methyltransferase, with amino-acid sequence MSVPKERIDVLLVEQGFFESREKAKAAIMAGLVLAGSERIEKAGMKVPRSSELKVKGSVHPYVSRGGLKLEKAIRQFELDMKGRTMLDIGSSTGGFTDCALQHGAQYVYAIDVGYNQLDWSLRNDERVCVMEKTNFRYMTPADLSGPVPNFASIDVSFISLRIILPPLLALLHQPADIVALIKPQFEAGREKVGKSGVVREPATHNEVLQTILMFAHELGLTLQGLAFSPITGGEGNIEFLAHWRLDGLPAAESQLEKMDYSPLIERTVQEAGQTFNNGPSRK; translated from the coding sequence ATGTCTGTTCCGAAGGAACGCATTGATGTATTGCTTGTAGAACAAGGTTTTTTTGAAAGCCGCGAAAAAGCTAAAGCCGCGATCATGGCAGGTTTAGTGTTGGCGGGCAGTGAACGGATCGAGAAAGCGGGAATGAAGGTACCACGTTCCAGTGAGCTTAAAGTTAAAGGTTCGGTGCATCCGTATGTAAGCCGTGGAGGGTTGAAGCTCGAAAAGGCCATCCGTCAATTCGAGCTGGACATGAAGGGCAGGACGATGCTAGATATCGGTTCATCAACCGGAGGCTTTACGGATTGTGCGCTTCAACATGGAGCTCAGTACGTGTATGCCATTGACGTGGGCTATAATCAGCTGGATTGGTCACTTCGTAATGATGAGCGTGTATGCGTTATGGAGAAAACGAATTTCAGATATATGACACCTGCGGATTTGAGCGGTCCTGTGCCTAATTTCGCAAGTATTGATGTTTCTTTTATCTCGTTACGAATTATTTTGCCGCCATTGCTTGCATTGCTGCATCAACCTGCTGATATTGTAGCTCTAATCAAGCCTCAATTCGAAGCTGGTCGCGAAAAGGTTGGGAAATCTGGCGTGGTTCGAGAACCTGCTACGCATAATGAAGTGTTGCAGACCATCTTGATGTTTGCACATGAGCTTGGACTTACGTTGCAAGGCTTGGCCTTTTCCCCGATTACAGGCGGCGAAGGAAATATTGAATTTTTAGCGCATTGGCGTTTGGATGGGCTCCCGGCCGCAGAATCGCAGCTGGAAAAGATGGATTACAGTCCACTGATTGAACGAACTGTTCAGGAAGCAGGTCAGACTTTTAATAATGGCCCATCGCGTAAGTGA
- the ahrC gene encoding transcriptional regulator AhrC/ArgR has protein sequence MKGQRHIKIREIISQHEIETQDDLVEALREAGFQVTQATVSRDIKELLLIKVPMDDGRYKYSMPSDQRYNPTQKLKRTLVDNFLHIDYTTNLIVMKCLPGTANSIAALLDNIEWSEVMGTISGDDTILIICRSEENSETIVNRLMGYIS, from the coding sequence ATGAAGGGTCAACGACATATTAAAATCAGGGAAATTATTTCACAACATGAGATTGAAACGCAGGATGATCTAGTTGAAGCATTGCGTGAGGCTGGTTTTCAGGTCACCCAGGCTACTGTATCCCGGGATATCAAAGAACTGCTGCTCATAAAGGTCCCAATGGACGACGGCAGATATAAATATTCGATGCCTTCAGACCAGCGTTACAATCCGACGCAGAAACTGAAACGTACATTGGTTGACAACTTTTTGCATATTGACTACACAACCAATCTGATTGTGATGAAGTGCCTGCCAGGAACAGCTAACTCGATTGCTGCTTTATTAGATAATATTGAATGGTCTGAAGTCATGGGTACGATTAGCGGGGATGACACCATTTTGATTATTTGCCGATCGGAAGAAAACAGCGAAACTATCGTGAATCGTCTTATGGGCTACATTTCCTAA
- the recN gene encoding DNA repair protein RecN: MLVTLSIRNLAVVEAVDVHFYKGFHVLSGETGAGKSIIIDALGLIAGGRGSADLVRYGCDKAEMEALFELPVKHPVWNTLEEQGIKANPEEHLLIRRELTVQGKSSSRINGQMVNLTMLREVGEQLVNIHGQHEHQSLLRADRHLALLDTFGDSVIGPVKALYRERYNAFVKAEKEVRELQSSSQKAYQLLDMYRFQLEEIAAAELKLGEDELLAEERVKLSHSEKMMDGISGAYELLSGRGGLDTVNNVLSRLNDVQSYDSKSLQPIAEQIQSAFYQLEDAAFQLRSYREDIEFNPGKLHEVEQRLNQITGLQRKYGDSIEQILEYYSRIEQETDLLENKDERLEQLIAKRDELLSDLLEIAEELTEAREICAEELAEQVEQELKDLQMERTSLKVRIDPIEDPRGYEYKGLKVRPTKQGIDNAEFLISPNPGEPLRPLGKIASGGELSRIMLAMKSIFARHDQIPVLIFDEVDTGVSGRAAQSIAEKLYRLSSVCQVFSITHLPQVACMADHQYLIEKNVHDGRTMTQIEGLTEEGRVKELARMLGGVEITEKTLHHAQEMLNLAEGKKA, encoded by the coding sequence ATGCTGGTCACTTTGTCTATACGGAATTTGGCAGTCGTAGAGGCTGTCGATGTTCATTTTTATAAAGGATTTCATGTATTGAGCGGGGAAACTGGTGCTGGTAAATCCATTATTATTGACGCACTTGGGCTGATTGCGGGTGGCAGGGGGTCTGCTGACCTAGTGCGTTACGGTTGTGATAAAGCAGAAATGGAGGCCTTGTTTGAACTGCCGGTCAAACATCCCGTTTGGAATACGTTGGAGGAACAAGGGATTAAGGCTAACCCAGAAGAGCATTTACTGATTCGTCGAGAACTTACGGTTCAAGGGAAAAGTTCATCTCGAATTAACGGTCAGATGGTTAATTTAACGATGTTGCGTGAGGTAGGTGAGCAACTCGTTAATATTCATGGGCAGCATGAGCATCAAAGCTTGCTGCGTGCAGATCGACATCTGGCGCTGCTGGATACGTTCGGTGATTCAGTCATCGGTCCAGTCAAAGCGCTTTACAGGGAGCGCTACAATGCTTTTGTCAAAGCGGAAAAAGAAGTAAGGGAATTGCAAAGCTCCAGTCAAAAGGCTTATCAGCTATTGGACATGTATCGTTTCCAATTGGAAGAGATCGCTGCGGCAGAATTAAAATTGGGTGAAGATGAATTATTGGCAGAGGAACGGGTCAAGCTATCCCATAGTGAGAAAATGATGGATGGAATATCAGGAGCATATGAGCTGTTAAGTGGCAGAGGCGGGTTGGATACGGTCAATAACGTGTTGTCCAGATTAAATGATGTTCAGAGCTATGATAGTAAAAGTCTTCAGCCCATTGCGGAGCAGATTCAGTCTGCTTTCTATCAGTTGGAGGATGCAGCGTTTCAATTACGTTCTTATCGTGAGGATATTGAATTTAATCCGGGCAAGCTGCATGAGGTGGAGCAACGTTTGAATCAAATTACCGGACTACAGCGAAAATATGGTGATAGTATAGAACAGATTTTGGAATACTATAGCCGTATTGAGCAGGAAACCGATCTGTTGGAAAATAAAGATGAGCGGCTGGAGCAGCTCATTGCAAAGCGGGATGAGTTGCTATCGGATTTGCTGGAGATTGCTGAAGAGCTTACAGAAGCGCGTGAAATTTGTGCCGAAGAGCTTGCAGAGCAAGTAGAGCAGGAATTAAAAGATCTTCAAATGGAAAGAACGTCACTCAAGGTACGCATTGATCCAATTGAAGATCCACGGGGATATGAATATAAGGGTCTAAAGGTACGACCTACCAAGCAAGGGATAGATAATGCGGAATTTCTGATTTCGCCCAATCCAGGTGAGCCACTTCGCCCACTCGGTAAAATCGCTTCTGGTGGTGAGTTATCACGTATTATGTTGGCAATGAAAAGTATTTTTGCGCGTCATGATCAAATACCGGTGCTCATTTTTGACGAGGTGGATACCGGGGTAAGTGGTCGTGCAGCTCAGTCTATAGCCGAGAAGCTGTATCGTTTGTCTTCCGTTTGTCAGGTGTTTTCCATTACTCATTTGCCGCAGGTGGCATGTATGGCAGATCATCAGTACCTAATTGAAAAAAACGTTCATGATGGACGAACCATGACTCAAATTGAGGGACTAACGGAGGAAGGTCGGGTCAAGGAATTGGCACGGATGCTGGGCGGCGTAGAAATTACCGAAAAAACATTGCATCACGCACAGGAAATGCTGAATTTGGCGGAAGGAAAGAAAGCCTGA
- the spoIVB gene encoding SpoIVB peptidase codes for MNFYSRIKLLGLLLVFLMCSLGNAQHVQAALPLQASLDLFGSKSMKTTQESVVPDLKVYPGGQTIGVKVKSSGVLVVGHHIIQESNDRKVSPGETAGIRLGDRITHMNGKPLNSLARVAEAVDEAGKNKKPLDITLCRGEQTISTKLTPAYDQEDKAWRLGLYIRDSAAGVGTLTFYAPDQGVYGALGHVITDMNTQTPIVVGSGEIVQSNVTSIAKSQSGEPGEKRAHFLKDHRILGNIERNTNFGIFGKMSDEPQNGLYSTPIPVGLANEVKEGPAEILTVLEGQQIQRFQAEIVHISQQDKPATKGLVIRVVDPKLLDKTGGIVQGMSGSPIIQNGKLIGAVTHVFVNDPKSGYGCFIEWMLRDAGIMHNKLSLKSSSNLKAS; via the coding sequence TTGAATTTTTACTCCAGGATCAAATTGCTCGGTCTTTTGCTTGTTTTTCTTATGTGTTCTCTCGGTAACGCTCAGCATGTGCAAGCAGCGCTGCCTCTACAAGCTTCTTTGGATTTGTTCGGCTCTAAAAGCATGAAAACAACCCAGGAAAGCGTGGTTCCCGATTTGAAAGTATACCCAGGGGGTCAGACGATCGGGGTCAAAGTAAAATCTTCAGGAGTGCTTGTCGTTGGTCACCATATCATTCAGGAAAGCAATGATCGTAAGGTGTCACCTGGTGAGACAGCTGGTATTCGCCTAGGGGACCGTATTACACACATGAACGGCAAACCCCTCAATAGTCTCGCCAGGGTAGCGGAAGCCGTGGACGAGGCAGGTAAAAACAAAAAGCCGCTTGACATCACGCTTTGTCGAGGCGAACAGACGATCTCCACTAAGTTAACCCCAGCATATGATCAAGAGGATAAAGCGTGGCGGCTCGGGTTATATATTAGAGACTCGGCTGCAGGCGTAGGTACATTAACATTTTATGCACCGGATCAGGGGGTTTACGGGGCCTTGGGCCATGTAATTACCGATATGAATACACAAACTCCCATTGTCGTGGGCAGCGGAGAGATTGTTCAATCCAATGTGACGTCAATTGCGAAAAGCCAGAGTGGGGAACCCGGAGAGAAACGTGCTCATTTTCTCAAGGATCATCGGATCTTAGGAAATATTGAACGAAATACGAACTTTGGAATATTTGGGAAAATGTCAGATGAGCCGCAAAATGGATTGTATTCGACGCCCATTCCGGTGGGACTTGCGAATGAAGTAAAAGAAGGACCAGCAGAAATTTTGACTGTACTGGAAGGTCAACAAATTCAGCGTTTTCAGGCAGAAATTGTACACATTTCTCAGCAGGATAAACCAGCAACCAAAGGGCTTGTGATTCGGGTTGTAGATCCAAAGCTATTAGATAAGACCGGCGGAATCGTGCAAGGAATGAGTGGGAGTCCGATTATCCAAAATGGTAAGCTGATCGGAGCTGTAACGCATGTATTTGTTAATGATCCTAAATCAGGTTACGGATGTTTTATCGAATGGATGTTGCGTGACGCAGGAATCATGCATAATAAACTGAGCTTGAAGTCATCCTCTAATCTTAAGGCGAGCTAG
- the spo0A gene encoding sporulation transcription factor Spo0A gives MQKIEVLLADDNREFTNLLAEYISDQEDMEVTGIAFNGEEVLQRIAESRNIPDVLILDIIMPHLDGLGVLERLREMNLTPQPKIIMLTAFGQENITQRAVQLGASYYILKPFDMEVLANRIRQLVGPQLVSNSPVTVSSMRSNVVPMGKTKNLDASITAIIHEIGVPAHIKGYQYLREAITMVYNNIEILGAITKTLYPAIAEKFKTTASRVERAIRHAIEVAWTRGNIDSISHLFGYTINISKSKPTNSEFIAMVADKLRIENKVS, from the coding sequence TTGCAAAAAATTGAGGTATTGTTGGCTGACGACAACCGGGAATTTACGAATTTGCTTGCTGAATATATTTCCGATCAGGAGGATATGGAAGTTACAGGAATCGCCTTCAATGGTGAAGAAGTACTCCAACGCATCGCAGAATCCCGCAACATACCTGATGTACTTATTTTAGATATTATTATGCCTCATCTGGATGGTCTCGGTGTATTGGAGCGTTTGAGAGAAATGAACCTGACTCCACAACCGAAAATCATTATGCTGACTGCATTCGGTCAAGAAAATATTACACAAAGGGCCGTTCAACTCGGGGCATCTTATTATATTTTGAAGCCGTTTGATATGGAAGTGCTTGCTAACCGTATACGCCAATTGGTAGGACCGCAATTAGTCAGCAACAGCCCGGTAACCGTTTCATCTATGCGGTCCAACGTTGTGCCTATGGGTAAGACGAAAAACCTGGATGCCAGCATCACGGCTATCATCCATGAGATTGGTGTACCAGCTCACATCAAGGGTTATCAATATCTACGCGAAGCCATTACGATGGTGTACAATAATATCGAAATTTTGGGAGCCATCACCAAAACCCTATATCCGGCAATTGCCGAAAAGTTCAAAACGACGGCATCCCGCGTAGAACGCGCCATTCGTCATGCTATTGAGGTAGCATGGACCCGTGGAAATATCGACAGCATCTCTCACCTGTTCGGCTACACTATTAATATCAGCAAGTCCAAACCAACGAACTCAGAATTTATAGCGATGGTCGCAGACAAATTGCGGATTGAGAATAAGGTGTCCTGA
- a CDS encoding class I SAM-dependent methyltransferase, producing MKSIEYKEFYDKVGKTNGWDFSNVKYISEGVKWDFYNEVSKTCEKSDILLDIGTGGGEAILAMANSALLLVGIDQSTGMIETATKNSIKSDIANVRFLQMDAENLNFPREFFNVVSSRHSCFCAKEIVKVLVKGGIFLTQQVSENDKLNIKEAFGRGQALGNKKDSLKTQCITELNEAGFNDIQSFEFNATEYYQTPADLVFILKHTPIIPDFGQKQNDFEILQQFILDNQTPKGIRTNAERFMIVARK from the coding sequence ATGAAATCAATTGAATATAAAGAGTTTTATGATAAGGTTGGAAAAACCAACGGATGGGATTTCAGTAATGTGAAATATATCTCTGAAGGAGTAAAATGGGACTTCTACAATGAAGTATCAAAGACGTGTGAGAAGTCGGACATATTGCTTGATATCGGCACGGGTGGTGGGGAAGCTATTTTAGCAATGGCGAATTCTGCATTACTTTTAGTCGGGATTGACCAATCTACTGGAATGATTGAAACGGCAACAAAGAACTCTATCAAATCTGATATAGCGAATGTTCGTTTTCTACAGATGGATGCTGAAAATCTGAATTTTCCCAGGGAATTCTTTAATGTAGTCTCTTCTCGACATTCGTGCTTCTGTGCAAAAGAAATAGTTAAGGTGTTAGTTAAGGGTGGTATATTTTTAACACAGCAAGTAAGCGAAAATGACAAATTAAACATTAAAGAAGCGTTTGGAAGAGGGCAGGCATTGGGTAATAAGAAAGATTCGTTGAAAACTCAATGTATTACAGAACTAAATGAAGCGGGCTTTAACGACATCCAGTCATTCGAATTTAATGCAACCGAATATTATCAGACTCCTGCAGACTTAGTTTTCATTTTAAAACACACTCCCATTATTCCTGACTTTGGACAAAAACAAAATGATTTTGAAATACTCCAACAATTCATTCTGGACAACCAAACTCCAAAAGGAATTAGGACAAATGCAGAGCGATTTATGATTGTGGCTAGGAAGTAA
- a CDS encoding methyl-accepting chemotaxis protein translates to MKFNIRTKLLLGFLAVIILLVVISTVSISRMKKLGDTSMEIDSHWMPSVTILGTLNGDVSDVERLSLNIIVERDPEEMEKVQAEYDKVLKKVEEGRKTYEKLIATPKEREMYEKFSKTYTEYLDKLPEVIAAGRANDYTQSSILHQESYKLWYSSNDMIAQLIKLNADGSKLTTKEAVDNFILGRQLVIVLSIAAVILALIMAIIIAQIISKPILRISRAAESIASGDLTGEAIVVKGKDEISTLTHSFNTMVENLRQLIQSVSNTTELVTTSSEELTASAEQNSQATAQITETVQEVATGTGDQVDMVTKSSQAIEEMSIGVEQIAIRAQNVFASAQDAAHKSAEGNQLIQQAVVQMNSVNDSMNSLADLMAGLGERSDEIGKIIDVITNISSQTNLLALNAAIEAARAGDHGSGFAVVAGEVRKLAEQSAHSAQQITELVGLIQKDTSHAIEAVASNGRDVMTGREVVQNAGASFELIQETVNKVASEIEEVSAGSEQMSASTDEIVGFVKQISAIAEEAAAGTQHVSAATQEQLASMEEIASSARNLSKMAEDLQGQIGKFKV, encoded by the coding sequence ATGAAATTTAACATTCGAACAAAATTGTTATTGGGTTTCCTTGCGGTAATAATCCTGTTGGTTGTGATTAGTACAGTATCGATCTCGAGAATGAAAAAATTAGGCGATACTTCAATGGAAATTGATAGCCATTGGATGCCAAGTGTGACCATCCTCGGAACACTAAATGGTGATGTATCTGATGTAGAGCGGCTTTCATTAAATATTATTGTAGAACGTGACCCGGAGGAAATGGAGAAGGTTCAGGCCGAATATGATAAGGTTTTGAAAAAAGTTGAAGAAGGCCGAAAAACTTACGAAAAATTAATTGCTACCCCTAAGGAACGTGAAATGTATGAAAAATTCTCCAAAACGTATACAGAGTATTTGGATAAGTTGCCAGAAGTGATTGCAGCCGGGAGAGCTAATGATTACACTCAGTCAAGCATCCTTCACCAGGAATCCTATAAGTTATGGTATAGTTCAAACGATATGATCGCTCAGCTTATTAAGTTGAATGCAGATGGATCAAAACTGACTACAAAAGAAGCTGTTGATAACTTTATTTTAGGTAGACAATTAGTAATTGTTTTGAGCATTGCAGCCGTTATCCTAGCATTGATCATGGCGATCATTATAGCCCAAATTATTTCTAAGCCTATTTTGCGCATCAGTCGTGCTGCTGAAAGCATTGCGTCCGGTGACCTTACTGGGGAAGCTATTGTCGTAAAGGGCAAGGATGAGATTAGCACGCTGACGCATTCCTTTAATACGATGGTTGAAAACCTTCGTCAACTGATTCAGTCTGTAAGTAATACGACTGAGTTGGTTACCACTTCCTCGGAAGAATTGACGGCCAGCGCAGAGCAAAATAGCCAAGCAACTGCACAAATCACCGAAACAGTGCAAGAAGTAGCTACAGGGACGGGCGATCAAGTAGATATGGTGACCAAGTCATCCCAGGCTATTGAGGAAATGTCCATTGGTGTGGAACAAATTGCAATCCGTGCGCAAAATGTTTTTGCATCAGCTCAGGATGCAGCTCACAAATCAGCTGAAGGCAATCAGTTGATCCAGCAGGCTGTTGTCCAGATGAATAGTGTGAATGACTCTATGAATAGCTTGGCTGATCTTATGGCTGGATTGGGAGAGCGTTCAGATGAAATTGGGAAGATTATTGATGTCATCACCAATATTTCAAGTCAGACCAATCTTCTTGCCCTGAACGCTGCCATTGAAGCAGCCCGCGCAGGAGACCACGGTAGCGGCTTTGCTGTAGTTGCAGGTGAAGTGCGTAAGCTGGCTGAACAATCGGCTCATTCTGCTCAACAAATTACGGAGCTGGTGGGATTGATACAGAAGGACACCTCGCATGCTATTGAGGCGGTAGCATCCAATGGGCGAGATGTCATGACAGGTCGGGAAGTCGTGCAAAATGCAGGTGCATCCTTTGAGCTTATTCAGGAAACTGTTAATAAAGTGGCCAGTGAAATTGAAGAGGTCTCTGCTGGATCGGAGCAAATGTCTGCAAGTACCGATGAGATTGTTGGCTTTGTTAAACAAATTTCAGCGATTGCTGAAGAGGCTGCAGCCGGGACACAGCACGTATCTGCCGCGACTCAAGAACAACTGGCATCGATGGAGGAAATTGCTTCCTCTGCAAGAAATCTGTCCAAAATGGCAGAAGACCTACAAGGACAAATTGGTAAATTCAAGGTATAA
- a CDS encoding sporulation protein, with product MSFFNKILASAGIGSAKVDTLVDQTVYVPGEEISGIIRIKGGKIDQEIGKIDIELKTEYIVEHDDKKTVTTCCIARIKVSDGFHLKQGQELEIPFSFRLPLETPVTHAKQPVWLETALDIGMALDPTDRDSLKIEPHPYMSTVFEAVHLLGFRFRSSTCERHPKLGRGVPFVQEFEFTPGSEYARDIEELELIMQLEPEGVHVLVEVDRRGRGLSGWLETAFDMDERHAWLSLSREELSYGPDHIADSLEELIDRQLR from the coding sequence ATGAGTTTCTTTAACAAGATATTAGCAAGTGCAGGAATCGGTTCAGCCAAAGTCGATACGTTAGTGGATCAAACTGTATATGTGCCTGGAGAAGAAATTAGCGGCATCATACGTATCAAGGGCGGTAAAATTGATCAGGAAATCGGCAAAATTGATATTGAGCTCAAGACTGAATATATCGTAGAGCACGATGATAAAAAAACCGTCACCACCTGCTGCATTGCGCGGATCAAGGTATCTGATGGCTTTCATCTAAAGCAAGGACAGGAGCTTGAAATCCCCTTTTCCTTCAGATTGCCTTTGGAAACCCCTGTTACTCATGCCAAACAGCCTGTCTGGCTGGAAACAGCATTGGATATTGGCATGGCTTTGGACCCGACCGATCGTGATTCACTTAAAATCGAGCCGCATCCTTATATGAGTACGGTGTTTGAGGCGGTTCACCTGTTAGGCTTCCGATTCCGTTCCTCCACCTGCGAACGTCACCCCAAGCTTGGACGCGGTGTTCCATTTGTGCAGGAGTTTGAGTTTACGCCTGGCTCGGAGTATGCACGGGATATCGAGGAGCTAGAGCTGATTATGCAGTTGGAACCCGAGGGAGTACATGTGCTTGTAGAAGTAGACCGTAGAGGCAGAGGCTTGTCCGGTTGGCTTGAGACTGCCTTTGATATGGATGAGCGTCATGCCTGGTTGAGCTTAAGCAGGGAAGAACTATCCTATGGACCAGATCATATAGCTGATTCGCTAGAGGAATTGATTGACAGGCAACTTCGCTAA
- a CDS encoding thymidine kinase produces the protein MPTGRITIITGPMFSEKSGELIRRCQKLIQYGHRKVVAYKPAEDNRYAEDEIVSRIGYRLPAISIPRKLTDELVQHILQETKDADVVAFDEVQFFSRHIMSLIQELAYCGKHVIADGLNLDYRGKEFGYVGGLLAMADDIEKLTSFCAVCGSSEAVFTQRMVNGKPSTVGPIVMIGDSEAYEPRCRKCFIPPHKVNCD, from the coding sequence TTGCCTACAGGACGAATTACGATAATTACAGGCCCCATGTTCAGTGAAAAATCCGGCGAATTAATTCGCCGTTGTCAGAAACTAATCCAATACGGGCATCGCAAGGTGGTCGCTTACAAACCAGCTGAAGATAACCGTTATGCCGAGGACGAAATTGTAAGCCGGATCGGATATCGGCTGCCCGCTATCTCTATTCCAAGAAAACTTACGGATGAGCTCGTTCAGCATATTTTGCAAGAAACGAAAGATGCCGATGTGGTTGCCTTTGACGAAGTCCAGTTTTTTAGTCGACATATTATGTCGCTCATACAAGAGTTAGCTTATTGTGGAAAGCATGTCATTGCCGATGGGCTGAATCTGGATTACCGAGGCAAGGAGTTTGGCTATGTCGGTGGTCTGCTCGCTATGGCGGATGACATCGAAAAGCTGACTTCCTTCTGCGCTGTATGCGGCAGTTCGGAAGCAGTATTTACACAGCGTATGGTCAATGGAAAACCTTCCACTGTAGGACCTATCGTGATGATCGGTGACTCTGAGGCTTATGAGCCTCGTTGTCGTAAATGTTTTATACCTCCCCATAAAGTGAACTGCGATTAG